The Triticum dicoccoides isolate Atlit2015 ecotype Zavitan chromosome 6A, WEW_v2.0, whole genome shotgun sequence genome has a window encoding:
- the LOC119314449 gene encoding DEAD-box ATP-dependent RNA helicase 27-like: MEGILQKHMADAKEGSLPLPMSKRKRKEAVMDAEDKKKEEEKDKKGKKEEEEEEEEEEEEEEEENQRQQEGGGILTCKLFSDLYMSDLTAKAIREMNYTHLTQIQARSIPHLMVGHDVLGSARTGSGKTLAFLIPAIELLHNAHYTPRNGTGVIIVCPTRELAIQTHNVAKELIKYHSQTIGYVIGGTNMKSEANQLVKGINLLVATPGRLLDHLRSTSNFNYKRLQCLIIDEADRILEQNFEDDMKQIFRRLPRDRQTVLFSATQTQKVEDFAKFTFGENEERQRKLVYVGVDDSELKPTVEGLQQGYCVIPSEKRFLVLYAFLKRMQTKQDVKVMVFFSSCSSVKFHAEFLNFLGIECYDIHGQLKQQKRTSTFFQFSKMNKGILLCTNVAARGLDIPNVDYIVQYDPPDDPKDYIHRVGRTARGDKGKGRALLFLLPEEMKLLIYLQVSKISLTEYAFSEKHVPKTQSLLESIVGGNYFLNQSAKEAYRSYLLAYSSHSMKDIFDVHQLDLKKVAASFCFNNPPKVNLDLESSASRHRKMRKVEGGKRHGITPSNPYGRRGAHDGVQFAR; encoded by the exons ATGGAAGGGATCCTGCAGAAGCATATGGCGGATGCGAAAGAGGGGTCCCTTCCTCTTCCTATGAGCAAGAGGAAGCGGAAGGAGGCTGTGATGGATGCGGAGGAcaagaagaaagaggaagaaaaggaTAAGAAgggtaagaaggaagaagaagaagaagaagaagaagaagaagaagaagaagaagaagagaatcaaAGGCAGCAGGAGGGAGGTGGGATTCTGACATGCAAGCTTTTCTCTGATCTCTACATGTCCGACCTCACTGCCAAGGCCATCAGAGAGATGAACTACACCCACCTCACACAG ATTCAAGCTAGATCAATACCGCACCTCATGGTAGGACATGATGTGCTGGGTTCAGCCAGGACTGGCTCGGGGAAGACGCTTGCTTTCCTTATACCCGCCATCGAACTGCTACACAACGCGCACTACACCCCTAGGAACGGGACTGGAGTTATTATAGTTTGCCCAACAAGGGAGCTTGCTATCCAG ACACACAATGTTGCCAAGGAATTAATCAAGTATCACTCACAAACTATCGGATATGTAATTGGTGGCACTAACATGAAAAGCGAGGCCAACCAACTTGTGAAAGGGATCAATCTGTTAGTTGCAACGCCGGGCAGGCTTCTGGACCATTTGAGAAGTACCAGTAATTTCAACTACAAGAGGCTACAG TGCCTCATAATCGATGAAGCTGACCGCATACTTGAGCAAAATTTTGAGGATGACATGAAACAAATATTTCGACGTCTCCCTCGG GATAGACAAACTGTTCTCTTTTCTGCCACACAGACTCAAAAG GTTGAAGATTTTGCAAAATTTACGTTTGGGGAAAATGAAGAAAGACAACGAAAACTTGTTTATGTTGGAGTTGATGATTCTGAATTAAAG CCTACCGTGGAGGGGTTGCAGCAGGGCTACTGTGTCATTCCTAGCGAGAAAAGGTTTCTGGTTCTGTATGCTTTCCTAAAAAGGATGCAGACGAAGCAGGATGTGAAGGTCATGGTCTTCTTTTCATCATGTAGCTCAGTCAAATTCCATGCAGAATTTCTAAATTTCCTTGGGATAGAGTGTTATGATATCCACGGGCAACTAAAGCAGCAGAAACGCACTAGTACATTCTTCCAATTTTCCAAGATGAATAAGGGCATCTTATTATGCACTAACGTGGCAGCACGTGGGCTTGATATTCCTAATGTG GACTATATTGTGCAGTATGATCCTCCAGATGACCCAAAG GACTACATTCATAGAGTTGGTCGTACTGCCCGAGGTGATAAAGGCAAAGGACGCGCGTTATTGTTCTTACTACCAGAAGAAATGAAGTTGCTTATTTACCTACAG GTGTCCAAAATTTCTCTGACTGAATATGCTTTCAGTGAAAAGCATGTGCCAAAAACACAATCGCTACTT GAGAGTATTGTTGGTGGGAATTACTTTTTAAACCAGTCAGCGAAGGAAGCCTACAGGTCCTACCTTTTGGCATACAGCTCACACTCCATGAAGGACATTTTTGATGTCCATCAACTTGATCTCAAG AAAGTTGCGGCATCTTTCTGTTTCAATAACCCTCCTAAAGTGAATCTGGACTTGGAGAGTAGTGCGTCGAGACACCGAAAGATGAGGAAGGTGGAGGGTGGAAAGAGGCACGGAATTACCCCTTCAAACCCCTATGGAAGGAGAGGCGCTCATGATGGCGTGCAGTTTGCAAGATAA